Proteins co-encoded in one Medicago truncatula cultivar Jemalong A17 chromosome 8, MtrunA17r5.0-ANR, whole genome shotgun sequence genomic window:
- the LOC11405245 gene encoding phospholipid-transporting ATPase 1: protein MDTKNPSGNSSKIETFMHNSSSRRSSGRNSIREVTFGHSESKPVRYGSKGAVDSEAFSMSQKEISDEDARLIYVDDPDRTNERFEFAGNSVRTGKYSFITFLPRNLFEQFHRVAYIYFLIIAILNQLPQLAVFGRGVSILPLAFVLLVTAVKDAYEDWRRHRSDKVENNRLGLVLVNGHFIEKKWKDIRVGEIIKINANEPIPCDFVLLSTSDPTGVAYVQTLNLDGESNLKTRYAKQETQFKFHEKERFSGLIKCEKPNRNIYGFQATMEVDEKRLSLGSSNIVLRGCELKNTNCVVGVAVYCGRETKAMLNNSGAPSKRSRLETQMNSEIIMLSFFLVALCSVTSVCAAVWLKRNKNELNRLPYYRKLDFSKGKEESYQYYGWGVEILFTFLMSVIVYQVMIPISLYISMELVRVGQAYFMIKDSRLYDEATNSRFQCRALNINEDLGQIKYVFSDKTGTLTENKMEFQCASIWGVDYSSAKPSLENEQVEYSLQVNGKVLKPKMKVKVNQELLRLAKSGFASKDGKRIYDFFLALAACNTIVPLVVDTADPTVKLIDYQGESPDEQALTYAAAAYGFMLIERTSGHIMIDIHGEQQRFNVLGLHEFDSDRKRMSVILGCNDNLVKLFVKGADTSMFSVINKSLNTDIIQDTETHLHSYSSVGLRTLVIGMRNLNASEFDQWHFAFEAASTSMIGRAALLRKVAANVENNLCILGATAIEDKLQQGVPESIESLRKAGIKVWVLTGDKQETAISIGYSSKLLTSGMTQFRIKSNNRESCRRRLQDALLMSRKNVTAPEVGNYIEGSSDGVVSTPMALIIDGTSLVYILDSELEEELFELARRCSVVLCCRVAPLQKAGIVSLVKNRTADMTLAIGDGANDVSMIQMADVGVGISGQEGRQAVMASDFAMGQFRFLVPLLFVHGHWNYQRLGYMVLYNFYRNAVFVLILFWYVLFTAFTLTTAINEWSSMLYSIIYTAVPTIVVAIFDKDLSKRTLLQSPQLYGAGQRQEAYNKKLFWLTIADTLWQSVVVFFVPLFAYWGSTVDIASMGDLWTISIVILVNLHLAMDVIRWTWISHASIWGSIIATFICVMVVDAIPSLHGYWAIFDVASTALFWLCLLGILIAALLPRFVVKFIYQYYCPDDIQISREIEKFENRRVNGDRQIEMLHISNPQR, encoded by the exons ATGGATACAAAAAACCCATCTGGGAATTCTTCAAAGATTGAAACTTTCATGCATAATTCATCATCAAGAAGAAGTTCTGGTAGAAATTCAATAAGGGAAGTCACTTTTGGTCACTCTGAGTCCAAACCTGTGAGATATGGATCAAAGGGTGCTGTTGATTCTGAAGCATTCAGCATGTCTCAGAAAGAAATCAGTGATGAAGATGCTAGgttgatttatgttgatgatccTGATAGAACAAATGAGAGATTTGAATTTGCTGGGAATTCGGTTCGGACCGGAAAATACTCTTTTATAACTTTTCTTCCTAGGAATTTGTTTGAACAGTTTCATAGAGTTGCTTATATTTATTTCCTTATAATTGCTATTCTTAATCAGTTACCTCAACTAGCTGTTTTTGGTAGAGGTGTATCAATTTTGCCATTAGCTTTTGTTCTTCTTGTTACTGCTGTGAAAGATGCATATGAGGATTGGAGGAGACATAGATCAGATAAAGTTGAGAATAATAGGTTAGGATTGGTTTTGGTTAATGGTCATTTCATTGAGAAGAAATGGAAAGATATTAGAGTTGGTGAGATCATTAAAATCAATGCAAATGAACCGATtccttgtgattttgttttgttgtcgACGAGTGATCCTACTGGTGTTGCTTACGTTCAAACTCTTAATCTAGATGGTGAGTCTAATTTGAAGACTAGATATGCAAAACAAGAGACTCAATTTAAGTTTCATGAAAAGGAGAGGTTTAGTGGTTTGATTAAGTGCGAGAAACCAAATAGGAATATATATGGATTTCAGGCTACAATGGAGGTTGATGAAAAGAGATTGTCACTTGGTTCCTCGAATATTGTACTTAGAGGATGTGAACTTAAGAATACTAATTGTGTGGTTGGTGTTGCCGTGTATTGTGGTCGTGAGACAAAAGCTATGCTCAACAACTCAGGAGCTCCGTCTAAGAGGAGCCGTCTTGAAACACAAATGAACTCTGAGATAATCATGCTTTCGTTCTTTCTTGTAGCTTTGTGTTCAGTTACTTCAGTTTGCGCTGCTGTTTGGTTAAAGCGAAACAAGAATGAATTGAACCGATTGCCTTATTATAGGAAATTGGATTTTTCAAAGGGAAAAGAGGAAAGTTATCAATATTATGGATGGGGAGTGGAAATCCTTTTCACATTCCTCATGTCGGTTATAGTTTACCAGGTTATGATCCCGATATCCTTGTACATTTCTATGGAACTTGTTCGTGTTGGTCAGGCGTACTTCATGATCAAAGATTCTAGATTGTATGATGAGGCAACAAATTCAAGATTTCAGTGTAGGGCCTTGAATATCAATGAAGATTTAGGGCAAATTAAATATGTCTTTTCGGACAAAACTGGCACTCTGACTGAGAACAAGATGGAGTTTCAATGCGCTAGTATTTGGGGTGTCGATTACAGTTCTGCAAAACCCAGCCTTGAGAATGAGCAAGTTGAATACTCTCTTCAAG TGAATGGAAAGGTCTTGAAGCCAAAGATGAAGGTGAAAGTTAATCAAGAGCTTTTGCGATTGGCAAAAAGTGGATTTGCAAGCAAAGATGGAAAACGGATTTACGATTTCTTTCTTGCACTGGCCGCATGCAATACTATTGTGCCTCTTGTAGTTGACACAGCCGACCCTACAGTCAAGCTGATAGATTATCAAGGGGAATCACCAGATGAACAAGCCTTGACATATGCTGCCGCTGCCTATGGTTTTATGCTTATAGAACGAACCTCAGGTCACATAATGATTGATATTCATGGAGAACAACAAag GTTCAATGTCTTGGGTTTACATGAATTCGATAGTGATCGGAAAAGGATGTCAGTTATATTGGGGTGCAACGACAATTTGGTGAAACTTTTCGTCAAAGGGGCGGATACATCAATGTTCAGTGTGATCAATAAATCATTGAATACAGACATAATACAGGATACTGAAACCCATCTTCACTCTTATTCTTCTGTGGGTTTGAGGACACTTGTTATTGGGATGCGGAACTTAAATGCTTCAGAATTTGATCAATGGCACTTTGCCTTTGAGGCAGCAAGTACTTCTATGATTGGCAGGGCTGCTTTGCTTCGCAAGGTTGCTGCAAATGTAGAGAATAACCTATGCATATTGGGCGCTACTGCTATTGAAGATAAACTGCAGCAAGGTGTGCCAGAATCTATCGAGTCTCTAAGGAAAGCCGGTATTAAAGTATGGGTGTTGACTGGGGACAAACAAGAAACTGCCATATCAATTGGCTACTCGTCAAAGCTACTAACAAGTGGCATGACTCAGTTTAGAATTAAGAGCAATAATCGAGAGTCGTGTAGACGACGTTTACAGGATGCACTTCTCATGTCTAGAAAAAACGTAACTGCACCAGAGGTTGGCAACTATATTGAAGGAAGTTCTGATGGAGTTGTTTCAACTCCTATGGCATTGATTATTGATGGTACCAGCCTTGTATATATTCTTGATAGTGAACTTGAAGAAGAG CTCTTTGAACTTGCACGAAGATGTTCCGTTGTTCTTTGTTGTCGAGTAGCTCCACTGCAAAAGGCTGGGATTGTCTCTCTCGTAAAGAATAGGACGGCCGATATGACTCTAGCCATCGGAGATG GTGCTAATGATGTATCAATGATCCAAATGGCTGATGTTGGGGTTGGCATCAGTGGTCAGGAGGGTAGGCAAGCTGTAATGGCTTCAGATTTTGCAATGGGGCAGTTTCGGTTTTTAGTTCCTCTCTTATTTGTACACGGACACTGGAATTACCAACGACTAGGCTACATGGTGCTATACAATTTTTACAGAAATGCTGTCTTTGTGCTCATTCTGTTTTG GTATGTTCTCTTCACTGCTTTCACTTTGACAACAGCTATAAATGAATGGAGCAGCATGTTGTATTCAATAATCTACACTGCAGTGCCAACTATTGTTGTTGCCATTTTTGACAAGGATCTTAGTAAAAGGACTCTTCTACAGAGTCCTCAGCTTTATGGGGCTGGACAAAGACAAGAGGCCtacaacaaaaaattgttttggttGACGATAGCCGATACGTTATGGCAAAGCGTTGTTGTCTTTTTTGTTCCTCTCTTTGCATATTGGGGAAGCACTGTAGATATCGCAAGTATGGGGGATCTTTGGACTATTTCGATAGTTATTTTGGTCAATTTGCACTTGGCCATGGATGTAATCAGGTGGACTTGGATTTCTCATGCATCCATTTGGGGGTCTATCATTGCAACTTTCATATGTGTCATGGTTGTTGATGCTATACCGTCCCTTCATGGTTACTG GGCTATTTTCGATGTGGCAAGCACCGCATTATTCTGGTTATGTTTGCTAGGAATACTAATAGCAGCATTGCTTCCACGTTTTGTTGTAAagtttatttatcaatattattgTCCCGACGATATTCAGATTTCAAGAGAAATCGAGAAGTTTGAGAATAGAAGGGTCAATGGAGATAGACAGATAGAAATGCTTCACATCTCAAATCCACAAAGATAA